A stretch of the Methanofervidicoccus abyssi genome encodes the following:
- a CDS encoding EamA family transporter translates to MLKLLISDNFRVISINNDVIVGILIAILYGVGTFFAKIVSEKDPFIQWIIVNIVGMILSIFIIIKDPQRLWQIQGKILIYGVISAVMVVLGSLLLYYMLNKGKASIVVPLSSIGPAITTILAVIFLREYLSTNQIIGIILVILGIVLLSMNS, encoded by the coding sequence ATGCTAAAGTTATTAATCTCTGACAATTTCAGGGTGATTAGTATAAACAATGACGTTATAGTTGGGATCCTTATAGCGATCCTCTACGGTGTGGGCACTTTCTTTGCAAAGATAGTTTCTGAAAAGGATCCCTTTATACAGTGGATTATAGTTAATATCGTAGGAATGATACTCTCTATCTTTATAATTATAAAAGATCCTCAGAGACTATGGCAGATACAAGGAAAAATACTGATCTACGGTGTAATATCCGCTGTAATGGTGGTGTTGGGGAGTCTACTACTTTACTACATGCTCAATAAGGGAAAGGCTAGTATCGTTGTACCTCTATCCTCTATAGGTCCTGCTATCACTACCATATTGGCAGTTATTTTCCTCAGAGAGTATCTATCTACCAATCAGATAATAGGTATTATATTAGTGATCTTGGGAATAGTACTACTGTCTATGAATAGTTAA
- a CDS encoding DNA polymerase sliding clamp yields the protein MFKATISNAKEFKKIVEAMSNVVDEISFEVDEKGLRASAVDPSHVALVSIDIPREAFEEYLADPHEIGVDLGVFKKIMKRAKSEEKLILELDEEKNRLNIILENNATRKFSLSLYDVSSSNVKVPDLNYPNEIVIKAGAFKEALKDAELVNDHVTLQTDGEGRFIVLSKGDVNQCETIFDESSEAVLDMRITEPVKSTFSLSYLEDITKAVSSDDILHIHLGSDIPVKIEFNIADGKILFLLAPRIES from the coding sequence ATGTTTAAAGCAACTATCAGTAATGCAAAGGAGTTTAAAAAAATAGTTGAAGCAATGAGTAACGTAGTTGATGAAATCTCATTTGAAGTAGATGAAAAGGGTTTGAGGGCAAGTGCAGTGGATCCTTCTCACGTAGCATTGGTGAGTATAGATATTCCAAGGGAGGCCTTTGAGGAATACCTTGCAGATCCTCATGAAATAGGTGTAGATTTAGGAGTATTTAAAAAGATCATGAAAAGGGCGAAATCAGAGGAGAAGTTAATCTTAGAACTGGACGAAGAGAAGAATAGATTAAATATTATCTTAGAGAATAATGCAACAAGGAAGTTTTCACTCTCACTCTACGATGTCAGTTCCTCAAATGTTAAAGTTCCAGATCTAAACTATCCAAATGAGATAGTTATAAAAGCGGGAGCATTCAAAGAAGCCCTGAAAGATGCTGAGCTGGTTAACGATCATGTTACCCTACAGACAGATGGTGAAGGTAGATTTATAGTATTATCAAAGGGAGATGTGAATCAGTGTGAAACTATTTTCGATGAAAGTAGTGAGGCAGTATTGGATATGAGAATCACGGAGCCTGTAAAGAGCACTTTCAGTCTCTCATATTTAGAAGATATTACAAAGGCAGTTTCCTCAGACGATATACTTCACATACACTTAGGATCTGACATACCTGTAAAGATAGAGTTCAACATTGCAGATGGGAAGATCCTCTTCCTCCTGGCTCCGAGAATAGAATCCTAA
- the hypE gene encoding hydrogenase expression/formation protein HypE: protein MKITRMHGAGGKLMQELIEKVILGNLELTSVEGGVGLRELDDGGTVPLGDREIIFTIDGHTVKPIFFPGGDIGKLAVCGAVNDIAVMGGEPVALSLSLIIPEGFPIDKLDRIMKSINETSKEAGVPIITGDTKVSNVDDIVITTAGIGITERGKVIRDSGMKERDVIIVSGNIGEHGMTILLARENFDFKSNLKSDVAPLNKLIKKVLDSGVEVHAMKDPTRGGLASALNEMVEKSGLGINIYEEKIPISEEVQSLSEALGIDPLTVANEGKVVMAVKKEDGEKALEVLRSHPLGRNAQIIGEVVSDHKMVVMETLVGRRIIDTPMGDPIPRVC, encoded by the coding sequence ATGAAGATAACGAGGATGCACGGTGCTGGGGGAAAGTTAATGCAGGAACTTATTGAGAAGGTGATACTGGGCAATTTAGAGTTAACTTCTGTGGAAGGAGGAGTGGGGTTGAGAGAGTTAGACGACGGAGGAACTGTGCCCCTTGGAGACAGGGAGATAATTTTCACCATAGATGGACACACAGTTAAACCTATATTTTTTCCAGGAGGGGACATAGGTAAGTTGGCAGTCTGTGGTGCTGTTAACGATATAGCAGTTATGGGAGGAGAACCGGTAGCCCTTTCCCTTTCTCTGATAATACCTGAAGGTTTCCCCATTGATAAGTTAGATAGAATAATGAAGTCTATAAATGAGACATCTAAAGAGGCAGGAGTACCTATAATCACTGGAGATACCAAGGTATCCAACGTAGATGACATAGTAATAACTACTGCAGGTATAGGTATAACTGAAAGAGGGAAGGTTATAAGGGATAGTGGCATGAAGGAAAGGGATGTTATTATAGTCTCTGGCAACATTGGAGAGCATGGGATGACTATACTTTTGGCAAGGGAGAACTTCGATTTTAAGAGTAATCTAAAATCTGATGTTGCACCTCTCAATAAACTCATAAAAAAAGTGCTTGACAGTGGTGTAGAAGTACATGCCATGAAGGATCCAACGAGGGGGGGTCTCGCCAGTGCCCTAAACGAAATGGTGGAGAAGAGTGGCCTTGGAATAAATATATACGAAGAGAAGATACCTATAAGTGAAGAAGTACAATCCCTCTCCGAAGCCCTTGGTATAGATCCTTTAACGGTAGCTAATGAGGGAAAGGTTGTTATGGCAGTGAAGAAAGAGGACGGAGAAAAGGCATTGGAGGTACTACGCTCTCATCCTCTTGGAAGGAACGCCCAGATCATAGGTGAAGTTGTGTCAGATCACAAGATGGTGGTGATGGAAACCTTAGTTGGTAGAAGGATAATAGATACCCCAATGGGAGATCCTATACCTAGAGTATGTTGA
- a CDS encoding ACT domain-containing protein, with the protein MILLDLELRDSPGELLKVLTPISEMGINIHSVIHLREKKSDGKVPVRIVLEDLDENTLEKILEKLEDSGIVVTKVNNNVRKMDIDVVVIGHVVDTDIRDTIDRFNKYGLVVDLDLTMPHPFKESSARMRIVVESDKLEDLCREMERISKEKDLLFIKSF; encoded by the coding sequence ATGATTCTCTTAGATTTAGAGTTAAGGGATTCCCCAGGAGAACTTCTAAAGGTTCTGACGCCTATATCTGAGATGGGTATAAATATTCACAGTGTTATACATCTAAGGGAGAAAAAGAGTGATGGTAAGGTGCCTGTTAGGATAGTACTTGAGGATCTAGATGAGAATACCTTAGAAAAAATATTGGAAAAACTTGAAGATAGTGGTATTGTAGTCACTAAGGTAAATAATAACGTTAGAAAGATGGATATAGACGTGGTAGTTATAGGACATGTTGTAGATACGGACATAAGAGACACCATAGATAGATTTAACAAATACGGTTTAGTTGTAGATCTCGATCTAACTATGCCCCATCCTTTTAAAGAGTCCTCTGCAAGGATGAGGATAGTAGTAGAGAGTGATAAGTTAGAGGATCTGTGTAGAGAGATGGAGAGGATCTCGAAGGAAAAGGATCTTTTATTTATAAAATCCTTTTAG
- a CDS encoding DUF447 domain-containing protein — MRYEVVITCALNGKYNRAPIGVYFKDNWVKLHLYEGSHTYDILKKENYFVVNITSPYLLAQSVYDDKGNYSTIEYSDIALPYLSDAYKIYVVKIVKRKFVDIKDEYGDSKLMVIQGRILLERDINSPPVTPYSRADGLIVEMAVLYSRLNIVNEEKRVEMVKRMEEYFKIIKKVGDERYIRLGEKFLKSKNPTTP, encoded by the coding sequence ATGAGATACGAGGTGGTGATCACTTGTGCCTTAAATGGAAAATACAACAGGGCTCCTATAGGGGTATATTTTAAAGATAATTGGGTTAAACTTCACCTCTATGAGGGGTCCCATACCTACGATATACTGAAGAAGGAGAATTACTTTGTAGTAAATATTACTTCTCCCTACCTTCTAGCTCAGTCTGTATACGACGATAAGGGGAATTACAGTACTATAGAATACAGTGATATTGCTCTCCCCTATCTCTCCGATGCTTACAAGATATACGTTGTAAAAATTGTTAAAAGGAAATTTGTAGATATCAAGGATGAGTATGGAGATTCAAAACTGATGGTGATCCAGGGAAGGATTCTCCTAGAAAGGGATATAAACAGTCCTCCTGTAACGCCTTACTCCAGGGCAGATGGCCTCATTGTGGAGATGGCTGTACTCTACTCCCGGCTAAATATTGTCAATGAGGAGAAAAGGGTAGAGATGGTTAAGAGGATGGAAGAGTACTTTAAGATCATTAAGAAAGTTGGAGATGAAAGGTATATTCGACTGGGGGAGAAGTTCCTTAAGAGTAAGAACCCAACAACCCCTTAG
- the mch gene encoding methenyltetrahydromethanopterin cyclohydrolase, translating to MLSVNLRALSIVEEMIKKKDELNIEVKTLENGAKVIDCGINVPGSFEAGKAFTKVCLGGLADVGIALDEGLNNELALPSVKVITSHPAVATLGSQKAGWAIKVGKYFAMGSGPARALAKMPKSTYEEIGYEDNADVAILCLESSKLPNEDVAQYIADKCGVNVENVYLLVAPTASLVGSIQISGRVVENGTYKMLEVLNFDVKKVKYAVGIAPIAPIVGDDLVMMGATNDMVLYGGKTYYYIESDEGDNIEDLCKNLPSSASSDYGKPFLEVFKSANYDFYKIDKGMFAPAVVTINDIRTGKVVSSGKINVEVIKRSLNYRTI from the coding sequence ATGCTAAGTGTAAATTTAAGGGCACTTTCTATAGTAGAAGAAATGATAAAAAAGAAGGATGAGTTAAACATAGAAGTAAAAACCTTGGAGAATGGGGCAAAGGTTATAGATTGTGGAATAAATGTTCCCGGTAGTTTCGAAGCAGGTAAGGCTTTTACAAAGGTATGTTTAGGGGGATTGGCAGATGTTGGTATCGCCTTAGATGAGGGATTAAACAACGAACTGGCACTTCCTTCTGTAAAGGTGATCACATCCCATCCTGCAGTAGCCACCTTAGGTTCCCAGAAAGCAGGCTGGGCTATAAAGGTTGGTAAATACTTTGCCATGGGTTCAGGACCTGCCAGAGCCCTTGCAAAGATGCCTAAGAGCACATACGAGGAAATAGGTTACGAGGACAATGCCGATGTAGCTATACTATGTTTAGAATCTTCAAAACTTCCAAACGAGGACGTCGCTCAGTACATAGCAGATAAGTGTGGGGTAAATGTTGAAAACGTCTATCTCTTAGTTGCTCCAACAGCATCCCTTGTAGGTTCTATACAGATCAGTGGTAGGGTTGTGGAGAATGGAACCTACAAGATGTTAGAGGTACTAAACTTCGATGTAAAGAAGGTTAAATATGCAGTAGGTATTGCACCTATCGCTCCAATTGTTGGAGACGATTTAGTTATGATGGGTGCTACCAACGATATGGTGCTCTACGGAGGTAAAACGTATTACTACATAGAGAGTGATGAAGGAGATAACATAGAAGATCTGTGTAAAAACCTGCCTTCTTCTGCATCATCAGACTATGGAAAACCATTCTTAGAGGTATTCAAATCTGCAAATTATGACTTCTACAAAATAGATAAGGGAATGTTCGCCCCTGCAGTAGTAACGATAAACGATATAAGGACTGGAAAAGTAGTAAGTTCTGGAAAGATAAATGTTGAGGTAATTAAGAGATCCCTGAATTACAGAACTATTTAA
- the serA gene encoding phosphoglycerate dehydrogenase, translating to MVNILITDEIHKDAVEILKRVGEVEIATNLNKMELKRKIKDIDVIVIRSGTKLTRDILEHAKKLKIIARAGVGVDNIDIQYATEKGIIVVNSPDASSISVAELTMGLMLSAARNIPQATASLKRGEWDRKSFKGVELYGKTLGVIGLGRIGQQVVKRAKAFGMNIVGYDPYISEEVARSLGVKLLSDINELCKVSDFITLHVPLTPKTRHIIGREQISLMKKNVIIINCARGGLIDEKALYEALRNRKIRAAALDVFEEEPPKNNPLLTLDNVIGTPHQGASTEEAQKSAGIIVAEQVVKILRGEPAENIVNLPAIPSEKMGKLKPYMDLAEKLGLMTIQLLDRSIEKVKLIYSGELAKEDTEMVKRSFLIGMLSPILLAGVNLINAPTVAKNRNIKVIEGTISESEYGNAIKVLAEGNSESISLVGSVIEGRPVLREINGYRVDIKPEGIICIIRHIDRPGMIGKVGLLLGDYGINIAGMQVGRKEPGGESIMVLNVDHVIPEDVLEKLKNLENIRDAKVINL from the coding sequence ATGGTGAATATTCTTATAACAGACGAAATACACAAAGATGCTGTAGAGATACTCAAAAGAGTCGGAGAAGTGGAAATAGCAACTAACCTGAATAAGATGGAATTAAAGAGAAAAATAAAAGATATAGATGTTATAGTTATTAGAAGTGGAACAAAGTTGACAAGAGATATCTTAGAGCACGCAAAAAAATTAAAAATTATTGCAAGGGCTGGTGTTGGTGTAGACAATATAGATATCCAGTATGCAACAGAGAAAGGTATCATAGTGGTTAATTCTCCAGATGCATCTTCCATCTCTGTCGCAGAGTTAACTATGGGTTTGATGTTATCTGCAGCGAGGAATATACCTCAGGCTACAGCCTCCTTAAAGAGAGGAGAGTGGGATAGGAAATCCTTTAAAGGTGTAGAACTTTATGGTAAAACCCTTGGAGTTATTGGACTAGGTAGAATAGGGCAGCAGGTTGTGAAGAGAGCGAAGGCATTTGGTATGAATATTGTAGGCTACGATCCCTATATATCTGAAGAGGTTGCAAGGAGTTTAGGTGTTAAGTTATTAAGTGATATAAATGAACTCTGTAAGGTTAGTGATTTTATCACCCTCCACGTCCCCTTAACTCCAAAAACTAGGCATATAATAGGTAGGGAACAGATATCACTGATGAAAAAAAATGTAATAATTATAAACTGTGCTAGAGGGGGACTGATAGATGAGAAGGCCCTCTACGAGGCTCTAAGAAATAGGAAAATAAGGGCTGCAGCACTGGATGTTTTCGAAGAAGAACCTCCAAAGAATAATCCTCTACTTACACTGGACAACGTTATAGGTACTCCCCATCAGGGTGCTTCCACAGAAGAGGCCCAGAAAAGTGCAGGTATTATCGTTGCAGAACAGGTTGTAAAGATACTTAGGGGAGAACCTGCAGAGAATATTGTAAATCTCCCTGCAATACCATCTGAAAAGATGGGAAAGTTAAAACCTTATATGGATCTTGCAGAGAAGTTGGGACTTATGACCATACAACTACTTGACAGGTCCATAGAGAAAGTGAAGTTAATATATTCTGGTGAGTTAGCAAAGGAAGATACAGAGATGGTGAAGAGATCCTTCCTCATAGGTATGTTGTCTCCTATACTCCTTGCAGGTGTCAATCTTATAAATGCACCTACAGTAGCTAAAAATAGAAATATAAAGGTAATTGAAGGCACAATATCTGAGAGTGAGTATGGTAACGCCATAAAAGTGTTAGCAGAAGGTAATTCAGAAAGTATATCCTTAGTTGGTTCTGTAATAGAAGGTAGGCCTGTACTTAGGGAGATCAACGGATACAGGGTAGATATAAAACCTGAAGGTATTATCTGTATAATCAGACACATAGATAGGCCTGGGATGATAGGTAAGGTGGGATTACTCCTAGGAGACTACGGTATAAACATTGCAGGGATGCAGGTCGGTAGGAAGGAACCTGGAGGAGAGAGTATAATGGTCCTCAACGTAGATCATGTGATACCTGAAGATGTGTTGGAGAAGTTGAAAAATTTAGAGAATATAAGGGATGCTAAAGTTATTAATCTCTGA
- a CDS encoding homoserine dehydrogenase, whose product MKVILVGFGVIGRGVINVIKRKREYLKKRYGMDLKVVAICDSSGAAIDENGLDLDLALEVKKKKGKIAEYPDKGVSLPATEVIETLDGDVLIEATPTNIENGEPAKTYIIQAFKSGKHVITANKGPLALYFQELMSYAKKYNKIFRYEASVGGAMPIINLARETLAGNEIIEIKGILNGTTNYILTKMERENLDFDTVLKEAQELGIAETDPYQDISGLDTAAKIVILANSIMDMNVTIKDVKIEGITRITPEALTMANKGGYTIKLIGEVKKNKLEVGPKLIPLDDPLNVKGSLNVAKLYTDLAKEVIVVGRGAGSIETSSAILSDIISIYLQMSKQ is encoded by the coding sequence ATGAAGGTAATACTGGTAGGTTTTGGAGTAATTGGGAGAGGAGTTATCAACGTCATAAAGAGGAAGAGAGAGTATCTTAAAAAGAGATACGGTATGGATCTCAAGGTAGTTGCTATATGTGATAGTAGTGGTGCTGCAATAGATGAAAATGGTTTGGATCTAGATTTAGCCTTAGAAGTTAAGAAAAAGAAAGGAAAGATAGCTGAGTATCCAGATAAAGGTGTATCTCTACCAGCAACAGAAGTTATAGAAACCCTCGATGGAGATGTCCTCATAGAGGCGACACCTACAAATATAGAAAATGGAGAGCCCGCAAAAACATATATCATTCAGGCGTTTAAAAGTGGAAAACATGTGATAACGGCGAATAAGGGGCCTCTTGCCCTCTACTTCCAGGAGTTGATGTCCTACGCCAAAAAATACAACAAAATATTTAGATACGAGGCATCTGTTGGAGGTGCCATGCCCATTATTAACTTAGCAAGGGAGACCCTAGCTGGAAACGAGATTATAGAGATAAAGGGAATATTAAATGGAACTACTAACTATATCCTCACAAAGATGGAGAGGGAGAACTTAGACTTCGACACCGTACTTAAAGAAGCACAGGAATTAGGTATTGCAGAGACAGATCCCTACCAGGATATCAGTGGGCTTGATACCGCTGCAAAGATAGTGATTCTTGCAAACTCTATTATGGATATGAACGTCACTATAAAAGACGTAAAAATAGAGGGGATTACGAGGATAACCCCCGAGGCACTTACCATGGCGAATAAAGGAGGATATACTATAAAACTCATTGGAGAGGTAAAGAAAAATAAGTTAGAGGTAGGTCCCAAGTTGATACCCTTAGACGACCCTCTCAATGTAAAGGGATCCTTAAATGTTGCTAAGTTATACACCGACTTAGCCAAAGAAGTTATAGTCGTTGGAAGGGGTGCTGGAAGTATAGAAACATCCTCTGCAATCCTAAGTGACATTATCAGTATATATCTACAGATGAGCAAACAGTAA
- a CDS encoding DUF61 family protein — protein MDREIYRFLHSLNINFRKKTLRELLEEEKPYVVINGKRHRIKKRELNLLKGLTDNLDLRIPIVLEIDASLESGTVKISGREEVKIISKILGREINPFSEENSLYIYKPEVRIVRRHLPTTTVYLFKIGPVIE, from the coding sequence ATGGATAGGGAGATCTACAGATTCTTACATAGTTTAAATATAAACTTTAGGAAAAAAACACTGAGGGAACTTTTAGAAGAAGAAAAACCCTATGTTGTCATAAATGGAAAGAGACATAGGATAAAAAAGAGGGAGTTAAATTTACTGAAAGGTTTAACTGACAACCTAGATCTAAGGATACCTATAGTTTTAGAGATAGATGCCTCCTTAGAGTCTGGTACTGTGAAGATCAGTGGCCGTGAGGAAGTAAAGATAATATCTAAAATACTTGGAAGAGAAATAAACCCCTTTAGTGAGGAGAACTCTCTATATATCTACAAACCTGAGGTAAGAATAGTTAGGAGACACCTTCCTACTACTACAGTCTACCTCTTTAAAATAGGACCTGTGATAGAATGA
- a CDS encoding 30S ribosomal protein S27e — MDLIPKPRSRFLRVQCPECGNEQVIFGCPATVVKCIGCGRVIAEPRASKGLIKAKILEVLE; from the coding sequence TTGGATCTGATACCAAAACCAAGGAGTAGGTTTTTAAGGGTACAGTGTCCAGAGTGTGGTAACGAGCAGGTTATATTTGGATGTCCTGCAACTGTTGTAAAATGTATAGGGTGTGGGAGAGTAATTGCAGAGCCAAGGGCGTCTAAAGGACTGATAAAGGCTAAGATATTAGAGGTATTGGAGTAA
- a CDS encoding DNA replication complex GINS family protein yields MYKNIVDAFFNELKNDKLTKLHENFYEDVKKYIENKKYKSEREYRRILYYIKELKKLRLYKAFYGDRENLLEEEREILKVIESIEGISSLRREVEEAKIEVSEDSKSQEIPKHINTQRYIDIVRVLTKFPEFTDGKVVYNLDENDIVSLDRRISKILEKYKIVKRIKGEFYENEKKDKKVLPLL; encoded by the coding sequence ATGTATAAAAATATTGTAGATGCATTTTTTAATGAGTTGAAAAATGACAAATTGACAAAATTACATGAAAATTTCTACGAAGATGTTAAAAAATATATTGAGAATAAAAAGTATAAAAGTGAAAGAGAGTACAGACGTATACTGTATTACATCAAAGAGTTGAAAAAGTTAAGATTATACAAAGCATTTTATGGAGATAGGGAGAATCTCTTAGAAGAGGAGAGGGAAATATTAAAAGTTATTGAGAGTATTGAAGGTATATCCAGCTTAAGGAGAGAAGTAGAAGAGGCCAAGATAGAGGTATCAGAAGATTCAAAATCTCAAGAGATACCAAAACATATAAATACCCAGAGGTACATTGACATTGTAAGAGTCTTAACCAAGTTTCCAGAATTTACAGATGGAAAGGTAGTGTACAACTTAGATGAGAACGATATCGTATCTTTAGATAGAAGAATATCTAAAATATTGGAGAAGTATAAGATAGTTAAAAGAATAAAAGGTGAATTTTATGAAAATGAAAAAAAAGATAAAAAGGTACTGCCCTTACTGTAA
- a CDS encoding 50S ribosomal protein L44e: MKMKKKIKRYCPYCKKHTVHTVELAKKRKASELTWGQRQFRRVTSGYGGYPRPLPSGSKPVKKLDLRYKCSECGRMHTRRSGGFRARVFELVE; the protein is encoded by the coding sequence ATGAAAATGAAAAAAAAGATAAAAAGGTACTGCCCTTACTGTAAAAAACATACTGTACATACTGTAGAGCTGGCTAAGAAGAGGAAGGCAAGTGAATTAACCTGGGGTCAGAGGCAGTTCAGAAGAGTTACTTCAGGTTATGGAGGTTACCCAAGACCTCTTCCAAGTGGTTCAAAACCTGTTAAAAAGTTAGACTTGAGATACAAATGCTCAGAATGTGGAAGAATGCATACTAGACGTAGTGGTGGTTTTAGAGCGAGGGTGTTTGAATTGGTAGAGTAA
- a CDS encoding AAA family ATPase, whose translation MDKFTIEYDKEEFEEKYKDKIKQYIKRKLSESTIKNNIFEFDIEDFLRNFPEACEVNDIILEYPIEVEKTLLDVFKETYKEVFGEDSRTEKELEKICISLKNPIGCEKKIENINSFDINKLLTFEGDIISAGKVCALLKVARFVCPECGWNITHTTYNYFEKIPKYICKVCEKNDRRVEMELDLDSSIYVNIQELEIQQPIDLMKNPEDPPKSIKVFLENSQGIYSGRVKVVGTVMRKRIRSSLNMPIFEICVRSNSVSLIEDYQKIEVRDVLKPDLIEVLNELGKKKNIVDILSNYLIAQIKGYNIVKKAIFLQQIKGCTKFLPDGTPLRRDSHILLITDPGVGKSTMLRKIARLFPQNAYASVTTATGGGLTANVLKESTDIGDGWVVKPGVFVKSNGGTACIDELTVDKNVMKYILEAMESQTIHVNKGGINVKLPARCAVLAACNPKRGRFDPNLGIVEQIDIPPPLLSRFDLIFPLRDIPDRRRDEEIAEHILDVHIETVTKDYSVLKPIEVDGIVVDENLMKSYIIYARNCVYFEENQELFMEDDVDEKKLKNPHLTKAAKKIIKDFYVNMRRLGEGDNPIPVTARQLEAIIRISEMHAKARLSKKVEEGDAKVAIEIIEECLNQVAYDPETGKYDIGKIMGQLPKSKYDKMDKILEIIKELSALSNDGLASEDDIIERASEFGISKKEAEDLLDKLKRNAEIYSPRFGYYRIT comes from the coding sequence ATGGACAAATTTACAATAGAATACGATAAAGAAGAATTTGAAGAGAAATATAAAGACAAAATAAAGCAGTATATTAAACGTAAACTATCAGAGAGTACTATAAAGAATAATATTTTCGAGTTTGATATAGAGGATTTCTTAAGGAATTTTCCAGAAGCTTGTGAAGTAAACGATATAATCCTAGAGTATCCTATAGAAGTTGAAAAAACCCTCCTCGACGTATTTAAAGAAACCTACAAGGAAGTTTTTGGGGAAGATAGTAGGACAGAAAAGGAATTAGAAAAGATTTGTATATCTCTAAAGAACCCTATAGGTTGTGAGAAGAAAATAGAAAATATAAACTCCTTTGACATTAACAAACTTTTAACATTTGAAGGAGATATCATATCTGCAGGTAAAGTATGTGCCCTACTTAAGGTGGCCCGGTTCGTATGTCCTGAGTGTGGATGGAACATAACACATACAACATATAACTACTTCGAAAAGATACCGAAGTATATATGTAAAGTATGTGAGAAAAATGATCGTAGGGTGGAGATGGAGTTAGACTTAGATAGCTCTATCTATGTGAATATCCAGGAGTTGGAGATACAACAACCTATAGATCTGATGAAGAATCCAGAAGATCCACCAAAGAGTATAAAAGTGTTTCTGGAGAACTCCCAGGGGATATACTCAGGAAGGGTAAAAGTTGTAGGAACTGTTATGAGAAAAAGAATCCGTTCCAGCCTAAACATGCCTATTTTTGAGATATGTGTAAGGAGTAACAGTGTATCCCTGATCGAGGATTATCAGAAGATAGAAGTTAGAGATGTTCTTAAACCTGATCTTATAGAGGTACTGAATGAACTAGGTAAAAAGAAGAACATAGTGGATATACTATCTAATTACCTCATAGCACAGATTAAGGGATATAATATTGTAAAAAAGGCAATATTCCTACAACAGATAAAGGGATGTACAAAATTTCTACCTGATGGTACTCCTCTAAGGAGAGACAGCCACATACTTCTAATTACAGATCCTGGGGTAGGGAAATCTACCATGTTAAGGAAGATAGCAAGACTTTTCCCTCAGAACGCCTACGCTTCAGTTACTACAGCAACAGGTGGAGGTCTTACAGCCAACGTTTTAAAAGAGAGTACAGATATAGGGGATGGATGGGTGGTGAAGCCTGGGGTGTTTGTAAAATCTAACGGAGGTACTGCCTGTATAGATGAACTTACAGTGGATAAGAATGTTATGAAATACATCCTCGAGGCCATGGAGTCTCAGACTATCCATGTAAATAAAGGAGGTATAAATGTAAAACTCCCTGCAAGATGTGCTGTCCTTGCAGCCTGTAACCCAAAGAGGGGAAGATTCGATCCCAACTTAGGGATTGTTGAACAGATAGATATACCTCCTCCACTCCTGAGTAGATTCGATCTAATATTCCCACTTAGAGACATACCAGATAGAAGAAGAGATGAAGAGATTGCAGAACATATTTTAGATGTCCATATAGAGACAGTAACTAAGGATTACTCTGTATTAAAACCTATTGAGGTAGACGGTATCGTAGTAGACGAAAACCTAATGAAGAGTTATATCATCTACGCTAGAAACTGTGTATACTTCGAGGAGAACCAGGAACTCTTTATGGAGGATGATGTAGATGAAAAGAAGTTAAAGAACCCACATCTAACAAAAGCTGCAAAGAAGATCATTAAGGACTTCTATGTAAATATGAGAAGGTTGGGAGAGGGAGATAACCCAATACCAGTTACAGCCAGACAGTTAGAAGCTATTATAAGGATATCCGAGATGCATGCAAAGGCAAGGTTATCAAAAAAAGTTGAAGAGGGGGATGCAAAGGTAGCCATCGAGATTATAGAGGAGTGTCTAAATCAGGTTGCCTACGATCCAGAAACAGGGAAATACGACATAGGAAAAATCATGGGGCAACTACCCAAGTCAAAATACGACAAGATGGACAAGATACTAGAGATTATAAAGGAACTCTCTGCACTCTCTAACGATGGTTTAGCTTCAGAAGATGATATAATAGAGAGAGCCTCTGAATTTGGTATATCTAAGAAGGAGGCAGAGGATCTATTGGATAAGTTAAAGAGAAATGCCGAGATATACTCACCGAGATTTGGATACTATAGGATTACATAG